Proteins found in one Geomonas subterranea genomic segment:
- a CDS encoding DUF2845 domain-containing protein, which translates to MRHKSKVSSALGNVLGIAIFIMVAGSAFLKVNLTSLIFGVGSPAPIVVNPIQPAKVRVEQPVPQATSDGYEHYTDKNGNEVVIVPARHREKSESAPVQTAPVQDYSAVSPLASQPVTQRVNVPVQAAQPPNLAVIAMNAAAKAHTGMNVFESCRCNNGLATKGDSKQEVLEKCAQPVSRFGGNRDCPEIWLYNFGPNEFMQGICFDSSRVTKVLSLDHGY; encoded by the coding sequence GTGAGGCATAAATCGAAGGTAAGCAGTGCTTTGGGGAACGTTTTAGGCATTGCAATATTCATAATGGTGGCAGGTTCAGCGTTTTTAAAAGTCAACCTCACCAGTCTGATCTTTGGAGTTGGAAGCCCTGCTCCAATTGTAGTGAATCCCATACAGCCGGCAAAGGTTAGAGTTGAACAGCCGGTTCCACAGGCGACTTCGGATGGTTACGAGCATTACACGGACAAAAATGGAAATGAGGTGGTAATTGTCCCCGCTAGACACCGAGAAAAAAGTGAATCAGCACCTGTTCAGACAGCACCGGTGCAAGACTATTCAGCAGTTTCCCCTTTAGCGTCCCAACCAGTCACGCAGAGAGTAAATGTACCTGTACAGGCCGCACAACCGCCTAATCTCGCTGTAATTGCCATGAACGCGGCGGCAAAGGCGCATACAGGTATGAATGTGTTCGAATCGTGCCGGTGCAATAACGGCCTGGCAACGAAAGGAGATTCAAAGCAAGAGGTGTTAGAGAAGTGCGCACAGCCCGTAAGTCGATTTGGCGGCAACAGGGATTGTCCCGAGATATGGCTTTACAACTTCGGCCCCAACGAGTTTATGCAAGGGATCTGTTTTGACAGCAGTCGTGTGACAAAGGTTCTCAGCCTTGACCACGGTTATTAA
- a CDS encoding DksA/TraR family C4-type zinc finger protein produces the protein MAVGWSRDGAVQEQIDATVASAVERAKSRLPKGESLTHCEECEVPIPEARRKAIPGVRYCVACQSELEKKEKAAALYNRRGSKDSQLK, from the coding sequence ATGGCGGTTGGATGGTCGCGAGATGGGGCGGTGCAGGAGCAGATAGATGCCACGGTGGCATCCGCAGTCGAACGGGCTAAAAGCCGTTTGCCTAAGGGCGAAAGTCTCACCCATTGCGAGGAGTGCGAGGTTCCCATTCCTGAAGCGCGTCGCAAGGCAATTCCGGGAGTTCGATACTGCGTTGCCTGCCAATCAGAACTAGAAAAGAAGGAGAAGGCAGCTGCGCTCTACAACCGGAGAGGCAGCAAAGATAGCCAGCTGAAGTGA